One stretch of Aquimarina sp. Aq107 DNA includes these proteins:
- a CDS encoding AraC family transcriptional regulator, with protein MRKFIFEKRKYGFELLMDLHRFENNANVFFEPKPHTTDFFEIMIFEKANGVIELNGHLIEIADNSFFFISPFQTKSCRVSLNQLKGFHLVFQSDFLSDFFNDALFTYRLQYFYNTQYPQYLCLKDADFNIIKIAFNEIITEISNYQNDSTHILRSLLYFSLSKLNRLYSNFYHISPDTQSNTVIYRFKALLEQNIRNLHAVADYCNLLNVTRHQLNTLAKEYTKHTTREIINNRLLLEIKTELRYSNKTIAEISDALQFSEPNNLTRFFQKLTGTSPTTYRKNYQNDRF; from the coding sequence TTGAGAAAATTTATTTTTGAAAAAAGAAAGTATGGATTCGAATTACTGATGGACCTACATAGATTCGAAAATAATGCAAATGTATTTTTTGAACCCAAGCCTCATACTACTGACTTTTTTGAGATTATGATTTTTGAAAAAGCAAACGGAGTCATTGAATTAAATGGACATCTTATAGAAATAGCAGATAATAGCTTTTTCTTTATCTCCCCTTTTCAGACTAAAAGCTGCAGAGTTTCTCTAAATCAACTAAAAGGATTTCATCTTGTATTTCAAAGTGATTTTTTATCTGATTTTTTTAATGATGCTCTGTTTACTTACCGATTACAGTATTTTTACAACACACAATATCCTCAATATTTATGTTTAAAAGATGCTGATTTTAATATTATAAAAATCGCTTTTAACGAAATTATCACTGAAATAAGTAATTATCAAAACGATAGTACTCACATATTACGTTCTTTACTATATTTTTCATTATCTAAGTTAAATCGATTATATTCTAATTTCTACCATATCTCTCCAGACACACAATCTAATACAGTAATTTATAGATTTAAGGCTTTGCTAGAACAGAACATTAGAAACCTACATGCAGTAGCGGATTACTGCAATCTACTTAATGTTACACGGCATCAACTTAATACGTTAGCGAAAGAATATACTAAACATACTACAAGAGAAATAATTAACAATAGATTACTTCTAGAAATAAAAACAGAATTACGTTATTCTAATAAAACTATCGCAGAAATTTCTGATGCCTTACAGTTCAGTGAGCCAAATAATTTGACTCGTTTTTTTCAAAAATTAACAGGAACAAGTCCAACAACATATAGAAAAAATTACCAAAATGATAGATTTTGA
- a CDS encoding family 16 glycoside hydrolase: MIKLSSSFILSLCFLVSFSQSSKTKIEMIASNWNTTKEATFEKFDNRETLVLKKGRITVKNQKFTNGSIEVDVYANTIRSFAGITFRKKDNTMEEVYMRLHKTNQADAIQYTPIFNNESNWQLYREHQANVLFKNKGWNTLRIEVNNDQAKIFVNNEKVMSIYNLRTDNISGEIGLFALFTNRFSNFRITPKESSEVPEKTKETPTDLNIIKKWKITEAKLFDRKNLNFKNFLKEEYITVTAEKSGLLPISKYIKKTSSGNFEQNTEDYTIAFTNVYSEKEETKLFSFDYSDTILVYLNGKIIFEGKNGFRTKGVQYMGHLDINTNTLYMPLKKGNNTIHCVVIDKANGWGLMGKLQ; the protein is encoded by the coding sequence ATGATAAAACTTTCTTCATCATTCATCTTATCCTTATGCTTTTTAGTCTCCTTCTCACAGAGCTCTAAAACAAAAATTGAAATGATCGCCTCCAACTGGAATACTACAAAAGAAGCTACTTTCGAAAAATTCGACAATAGAGAAACCCTTGTATTAAAAAAAGGAAGAATTACTGTAAAGAATCAGAAATTTACCAATGGTTCTATTGAGGTTGATGTATATGCCAACACTATTAGAAGTTTTGCAGGAATTACCTTTAGAAAGAAGGATAATACCATGGAAGAAGTTTATATGAGACTTCACAAAACAAACCAAGCAGATGCGATACAATACACTCCTATTTTTAATAATGAATCTAACTGGCAGTTATATAGAGAACACCAAGCGAACGTATTATTTAAGAATAAAGGATGGAATACACTTCGTATAGAAGTAAATAATGACCAAGCTAAAATTTTTGTAAACAATGAAAAAGTGATGAGCATTTATAACTTAAGAACAGATAATATATCAGGTGAAATTGGTTTATTTGCCCTATTCACTAACAGGTTTTCTAATTTTAGAATAACCCCAAAAGAATCTAGTGAAGTACCTGAAAAGACTAAAGAAACACCAACCGACCTCAACATTATAAAAAAATGGAAAATTACTGAGGCAAAACTATTCGATCGAAAAAATCTTAATTTTAAAAATTTTTTAAAGGAAGAATACATTACTGTTACCGCAGAAAAATCGGGGTTATTACCTATTTCCAAGTATATTAAAAAAACTTCCTCTGGCAACTTTGAACAAAATACCGAAGATTATACCATTGCCTTTACAAATGTTTATTCGGAAAAAGAAGAAACAAAACTTTTCTCATTTGATTATAGTGATACAATACTAGTTTATTTAAACGGTAAAATCATTTTTGAAGGTAAAAATGGATTTAGAACAAAAGGAGTTCAATATATGGGACACTTAGATATTAATACCAATACACTATACATGCCACTTAAAAAAGGTAATAATACAATTCATTGTGTAGTTATAGATAAAGCAAATGGTTGGGGACTTATGGGAAAATTACAATAA
- a CDS encoding DoxX family protein, with protein MTHIETPHWSLSSKIFLRFIFLYLLFYIYPYGFEYIRELDTSDISFWQGITVWFGETFLNWEFDRQNLLNGFDSKYDYSRFLLITLLSIIGTIAWMLIDTKFKLNYNQKLKTLTRTILRYHIGLTLIIYGLSKVFMLQFGEMDLDRLENTIGNHNGMSYLWTFMSYSKFYTMTTGWVEVIGGILLLFRRSTFIGAFILFIAMINVVIIDIGYDVRVKMFAIHLLFMTILLISNDLKRMIKFFILNKSTAPIIEQPLFTNPKTKKIGYILKACILLYFTVSSSINFSNRIKSQTTNRYPSMTGFHEVEIQLINGDTIPKSTNIRWKNISINGSSYRPETLKIIQEDKKQLYFLFEADTIKKTIGFHEYNDPEKKANSFTYDQLDDNVFIFKGSYKGDSFWIRTKAKTFKNYRLTKSGMRWITDLKE; from the coding sequence ATGACCCATATAGAAACACCTCATTGGAGTTTATCTAGCAAAATTTTTCTACGATTTATATTTCTATACCTTTTATTCTATATATATCCATATGGATTCGAATATATACGAGAACTAGATACCTCCGATATTTCTTTTTGGCAAGGGATCACTGTTTGGTTTGGAGAAACTTTTCTTAATTGGGAGTTTGATAGACAAAACCTTCTCAATGGTTTTGATTCTAAATATGACTATAGTAGATTTCTATTAATTACCCTGCTTTCTATAATTGGTACTATAGCTTGGATGCTCATAGACACTAAATTTAAACTTAATTATAATCAAAAATTAAAAACTCTTACCAGAACCATTCTTAGATATCATATTGGGTTAACTCTTATAATCTATGGACTATCAAAGGTTTTTATGCTTCAGTTTGGCGAGATGGATCTGGATCGATTAGAAAATACGATTGGCAATCATAATGGTATGAGTTATCTATGGACATTTATGAGTTATTCTAAATTCTATACAATGACCACTGGTTGGGTAGAAGTAATAGGTGGTATCCTTTTATTATTTAGGAGATCAACGTTTATAGGTGCTTTTATTTTATTTATAGCCATGATCAATGTAGTAATTATTGACATTGGCTATGATGTTAGAGTAAAAATGTTCGCTATTCATCTTTTATTTATGACTATTTTACTAATTAGTAATGACCTGAAAAGGATGATTAAATTTTTTATACTTAACAAGTCTACAGCTCCGATTATTGAACAACCACTGTTTACTAACCCAAAAACAAAAAAAATCGGATATATTCTTAAAGCTTGTATCTTACTATATTTTACAGTTTCTAGTTCTATAAACTTCTCTAATAGAATTAAGAGTCAGACAACAAATAGATATCCTAGTATGACAGGGTTTCACGAAGTGGAAATTCAGTTAATAAATGGTGATACCATACCTAAATCTACTAATATTCGATGGAAGAACATTTCCATTAATGGTAGTTCTTATAGACCAGAAACTTTAAAAATAATTCAAGAAGATAAAAAGCAACTTTATTTTCTCTTTGAAGCGGATACAATAAAAAAGACCATTGGCTTTCATGAATATAATGATCCAGAAAAGAAAGCAAATTCATTTACTTATGATCAATTAGATGATAACGTATTCATTTTTAAAGGTTCTTATAAGGGTGATTCTTTTTGGATTAGAACTAAAGCTAAAACATTTAAGAATTATCGATTGACAAAAAGTGGAATGCGATGGATAACTGATCTTAAAGAATAA